From Deltaproteobacteria bacterium, one genomic window encodes:
- a CDS encoding cytochrome c3 family protein produces MPQVFHPSTNTFSRLSIFGAAFVIAGGLWGLALINRSGYVTRAGVAREQPIPFSHRHHAGELGIDCRYCHTAVERTAYAGVPPTKTCMNCHAQIWVDSPMLEPVRASFRTDRSIQWTKVYDLPDFVYFNHSIHVQKGIGCGSCHGRIDRMNLTWQATSLQMEWCLDCHRHPEQYLRPREHVFDMNWQPPSDQITQGLALLKTYNIEVAHLTNCSTCHR; encoded by the coding sequence ATGCCGCAGGTCTTCCATCCGAGTACGAATACCTTCTCGCGGTTGAGCATCTTCGGGGCGGCCTTCGTCATCGCCGGTGGTTTGTGGGGCTTGGCGCTCATCAATCGTTCGGGCTACGTCACCCGGGCGGGGGTCGCGCGCGAGCAACCGATTCCGTTCAGCCATCGCCATCATGCCGGCGAGCTCGGGATCGATTGCCGTTACTGCCACACCGCCGTCGAACGAACCGCGTACGCCGGCGTGCCGCCGACGAAAACCTGCATGAACTGCCACGCCCAAATCTGGGTCGACAGCCCGATGCTCGAACCGGTGCGCGCGAGTTTTCGCACCGACCGGTCGATCCAGTGGACCAAGGTCTACGACCTGCCCGACTTCGTCTACTTCAATCACAGCATTCACGTGCAGAAGGGCATCGGCTGTGGCTCGTGCCACGGGCGCATCGATCGCATGAACCTCACCTGGCAAGCCACCTCGCTGCAGATGGAGTGGTGCCTCGACTGCCATCGCCATCCGGAACAATACCTGCGACCGCGCGAGCACGTGTTTGACATGAACTGGCAGCCGCCGAGTGACCAGATCACGCAGGGGCTCGCGTTGCTCAAGACCTACAACATCGAAGTCGCGCATCTGACCAATTGCTCGACGTGTCATCGCTGA